In Novosphingobium sp. P6W, a genomic segment contains:
- a CDS encoding IS3 family transposase (programmed frameshift), translating to MPSKKHKPEEIIGKLREVEIVLAQGASTAEACRRIAVSEQTYYRWRKEYGGLKTDQARRMKDLEKENQRLRRAISDLTLDKLILQEAAPGKLLSPARRRRCIDQVRRDLPVRVSERRICRVLGQHRSTQRKMPRGADDEQALTEDIIALAKQYGRYGYRRVTALLCHAGWTVNHKRVERIWRREGLKVPQRQPKRGRLWLNDGSCIRLRPEYPGHVWAYDFVEGRTHDGRKFRILTIIDEASRECLALVVARRLRHEDVLAALADLFISRGPPAHIRSDNGSEFIATAVQQWLGQIGVKTLYITPGSPWENGYNESFNGSLRDELLNGEIFYSLAEAKVLIEAWRRHYNTVRPHSSLGYRPPAPETATPPYPASGSASLHLRPDMAAMGLIH from the exons ATGCCGAGCAAGAAGCACAAGCCGGAAGAGATCATCGGCAAGCTGCGTGAAGTTGAGATTGTGCTAGCGCAGGGAGCCTCGACTGCCGAGGCATGCCGGCGGATCGCGGTCAGCGAGCAGACCTATTATCGGTGGCGCAAGGAGTATGGCGGCCTGAAGACCGATCAGGCGCGGCGGATGAAGGATCTGGAGAAGGAGAACCAGCGGCTGCGCCGGGCGATCTCGGACCTGACGCTGGACAAGCTGATCCTGCAGGAGGCTGCAC CGGGGAAACTTCTGAGCCCCGCGCGGCGGCGGCGCTGCATCGATCAGGTACGACGGGATCTGCCAGTCCGGGTATCCGAGCGACGGATATGCCGGGTGCTGGGTCAGCATCGATCGACGCAGCGCAAGATGCCGCGCGGGGCAGATGACGAACAGGCACTGACCGAGGACATCATTGCATTGGCGAAGCAATATGGTCGTTACGGCTACCGCCGGGTCACGGCGTTGCTGTGTCATGCAGGGTGGACGGTGAACCATAAACGTGTCGAGCGGATATGGCGGCGTGAAGGACTGAAAGTCCCGCAGCGCCAGCCAAAGCGCGGGCGTCTATGGCTCAATGACGGATCGTGCATCCGCCTGCGGCCGGAATATCCGGGACATGTATGGGCCTACGACTTCGTCGAAGGGCGCACGCATGATGGCCGCAAGTTCCGCATCCTGACCATCATCGATGAGGCCAGCCGGGAGTGCCTGGCGCTCGTCGTGGCGCGTCGGCTCAGGCATGAGGATGTTCTGGCGGCCTTAGCCGACCTGTTCATCTCGCGCGGCCCTCCGGCACATATACGGTCCGATAATGGCAGCGAATTTATCGCGACCGCCGTCCAGCAATGGCTGGGGCAGATCGGCGTGAAGACGCTCTACATCACGCCGGGATCACCATGGGAGAATGGCTATAACGAAAGCTTCAACGGGTCGCTTCGCGACGAACTGCTCAACGGCGAGATCTTCTACAGCCTCGCCGAAGCCAAGGTGCTGATCGAAGCTTGGCGGCGGCATTACAACACCGTCCGCCCGCATAGCAGTCTGGGATACCGACCACCGGCACCGGAAACAGCGACACCGCCATATCCGGCCTCCGGTTCCGCTTCGCTCCACCTCCGACCGGATATGGCGGCGATGGGCTTAATCCACTAA